The following is a genomic window from Phoenix dactylifera cultivar Barhee BC4 unplaced genomic scaffold, palm_55x_up_171113_PBpolish2nd_filt_p 000196F, whole genome shotgun sequence.
CTCCTGAACAGATCTCCTACCTCCTTCTTGTTCCACCTAATCAGTCGGTGTCTGAACAGATCCCCCACCTCCTTCTTGTTCCACCTAATCAGTTGGCGTCTGGTCAACTCCAACTTTCGGGTCACCCTATACATCACATTCCCCCGAACTGGCGAGCGCCATGCCTCTCTCTCCCACGATCACGGGTAGGACAGCCAAACATTCTCAAAACGAAATGGGCTATAAGACTGAAAGAAATACGAGATACTCACTAGTATAGGGCTATGGTCTGAAGCAATCCTGGGCAAGTGTTGCACCCAATAATCTGAAAACCTCCGAATCCACCCCGTCGAGGTGAAGACACGATGAATAGTTTGCTCTTCCTTCATTATATAGAATAATTAACGATAACTGGTGGACCTCAAGGGTATATAGATATTTAGGGTTAAGAACTAGGCAAAGTAGCCATCTAATTGGTCACAAACATGGTCCAATATCCTAGCTTATGGACCCATGCAATCCCAGGGCAACTCCAAGCCCCATTCCCTATCACACCCTACATCGCCATGATACATTCTAAGTCATGGATCATGTGCTTGGAGATAAATCAAGGAATTGTAAGAGTGAATTAAACTTCAAAAGGTGTAGAGAAGAACTAGAGCAAATCAATAGGGATTGTGCCTTTAAATAGAGCTCAGAGAACAGAAAGTTGTGAATATACTAAAAAATGTTCAATAGATGGTAGCGTTGTAATATGatcaattatattttattattttagagAATTAATGAGACTGTTTCAACTGAAATCAACACATTGTGGAAGTAAATAGCTACATAACTATATATAACAAGTTAGTATTCTTTTTACTTATTACCTTCTCTAATGACTATTAACATGAACATTCGAAATGTGATTTATTCTCATGCGTGTATATGTGTGTGCGCGTGTGCAATATAGATATTTAGGGTTAAGCATGGTGGACCCTAAATAGCTGGTGACCAAAtcatatattcaaaataatCAGATTAAAAAAAGCATAATAGAATTGTCTTGCACTTAACTAGAGTACAACAGAATGATCTAATCACGACGGGTACAGAAGAGTGCATAAACAAGAAGTGAGAGCAACGATCAGCACCGGTGGGAAATGATGTCCACACATCACTGAAAATAATAGACAACCGCAAAACAAATCTGCTGCCTAAAGGATAGCTCCTACAGAGAAAATCTTAAGCTTCCGAAACCCAAATAATGGATAACTATAAAATCTCGAAGTTTCCCAAACTAGGAGGTCACTCATCCTCCTGGCTGCGAAGCCTAGCAAGCTTGTTGGTGACAACAATGTCCAGTTGTGCAGCTCGCTCTACAATCTCCTTGCGCTTCCTTGTGGAGACATCGTGCGCAATTTCAGCACAGTAAGTCCTAGGAAGAACCATTGAAGTTGAGCAAGGTAAGATAAGATTTTTAAACCTCAAAAGCCATAAATCTAGGACCCCACATTTAATTAGCAAATTTCTTGCAAAAAATAGGCAGGGAAATAAACTATAAAACAGAAGCAGAAATTAAAACTACAGGTTGTAACTGATAAGCTTCAAAAAATTAGCCCTGTTTTCCAATAAATCCATGCTACTAAGTCAAGGAACCCTCCAAAACCTCTAAACTCCATTGCAGGAGTCATTGACCTTTTTTGCAGTACCAAGGTTGCTCTTTAGCTTCTGATAAATATACTACGGATAATATGCACACACTTTATGTGTTGCCTATTTTTTTACATGTATTTATCGCCTTTTAAGCTGGAAGAAGATTGTCTGTTTTCATGCAAGACCATGTAAAATGCATAATTGAAAAATGAAAAGTGCAATAACCCAAGAAGCATACCTCCTGCAAAACTGACCTTTGATATACAATCATAACGTACACAATAATTAAGCAGATTGTTTGCGTACATGCATCATGCACATCCGTTCAGAACATATGCTAAATATCCAGTCCATCTGATCTTTACCATCTACAACATGCATCAACAAATTGCAAAGGCTAGTAGAAGATGACAAGACAAACAATACATACCTGTTGTGCATCATAAGCAAGTCCAGCTCAGATACATTGTGAACCACAAACTTCTTGAAACAGTTCGGCAGGTAATGCCGGGTCTTCTTGTCAGATCCATAACCGATATTGGGCATCAATGTACATCCCTTGAACTTCCTTCTCACACGAGAATCAATACCCTTGGGCCTACGCCAGTTTGGCTATCAAATAAGAAACTCAACcatattaatgaaaaaaaaaagtaaaaccaaGAAGTATTGCTTCATAGGATTCAGAAATAAAAGACAACACATGGTGCCAACGCTAGTGGAAGCTAGTTAAACCCACTTGGTCTTAACAAATATAGAACCCATAAAGTCAAAACCACTTCATCATGACAAACCTGTACATAATGCTCTTTAACAAATGCTTCAAATTACAGCCCCTTTAAATTCTTACGAGTAATTCAGTTCAAAGATTGCAGCTAAACAGTGTAACCTCATATcatcttgaaaaataaaaattcttaaaagaaacggaaagatctagaaaaaaaaaatttaaaaaagaaacGTCTCATTAAAAGATCTCGGCAGGCTAGAGTTAATGAGGCAACTTGATCATAATTCCCTAAGCACCAAGATCAgctaaatttttagaaaacacTTTCAAACTTCAAAGAAAAGTCTCTTCCCATTAAAAGATAAGCAGTCCCAACATATCTTCCATGACATAACCTTTATGTGCCACAAAAATGCATCAAATACTAAGTGAAAGGAAATTGTGTAGAGTATACCAGCAACAGACCATATAACAGTTTAAAAGAGCAGAACTAGGCTCATGATCAAGGACAGTCTAGAGTCATATATCAACCTAACAAATGCTATCACTATGATTTAGAGTGCTAAAACAAAACCTAATGAATTAAGATAATAaagcaaacaaaaatcatttaacaaAGACATAATTCTTATCTCAAACAACAGAGTCCCTATCAGTAGTATATAGTTTTAGGTATGAGTTTATACCAGAAAGGTAGTGTTATTGTAAATGCGATATAGAAAAATCACTTGATAGGGATCAGGACTTCCTGATCAAGATTACACatcaaaattagaaaacaaaatccAAAAAGCTTTAACATACCATGCAGATCCTAGACTCCCGCAGTATGTCATCTCAACCGAAACAATCAAAATGTACTTCTCAAAGACAACACAGGCATTTGTACCACCTTACATGATTGGTTAGCTCCCAAAGAGACAACTGCCTAAAGTGCTCGTGACCTATCTTAATTAAAATAACTTCACAATTGCTTTAGGAATTTTTGGGTTGATTCAACTATCTAGAATCTAAGTCCAGAATGTGACTGGAAATCCATCAAACCAAAAGtttgatgattaaaaaattaaatgtaTATCATCCTGACCCAGAGGAATTATACATCCCTTTCTTAACTAAGAGGATAAACACTAATACATCTTCACAATGATGATATCCATATCgatgatgttatgtttactCAGTGGTCATTTACCTCAGGAAACCCAATCTTAATTCCTGCAACTACATGTTTACAAAGGAGTTTAGCTGACCACTTGTAAGATTCATCCATAAGGTCTTTGAAAGAGATAATTTAAAAGCATAGCCCATCATATCTAACTAAATAATCCCTACACCAAAGTTCTCCCCAATGTTATTTCTCAAGAGCAACCAGGGATTTGATGATGTCTTTAGAAGACTGTaactcatcttcatgtgctagAAGTCTTTGCAAGTCCTCATACAAATCCACATGGCACTCAGTTTGGAGCTTTTCCTTCATTCACAATCTCAAGGTTAGAATTAAAATAGCATCCTGGAAGAGGACAGATTCTAGGAGGGTCATTACTGATTAAGCCTAGTACTCATCATTCAAATACAAGGTTACAAGCTCATTTAACCAATGACTGTTAACTAGAACAAAAATAATTCATAATGGCTGACCGATTATAAACTGCGACCATGTATCCTCGTAACTCCCATAGATATAACATCTCACGTcagataactaaattatctaAAGAAGAGAAATGAAAAATCTATACTAGCATCCAACATTTCCTAGAGACGCGTATCAGAGAATcagaaaacaaagaactaaattACATACTCCTTGAAAAAGATAAcgctcaaaaaaaaagaaagagaaaaacgaGCAAACAGATAAAGGAAACCATAGAACTACCAATAGAGTGATTTACCTTGACGCAAATTTTACGGTCGCTCTGGGCCCTCTTAAACTTCTTGACACGCTTCTTAACGATCTTCTTCGCGAGCAACGGAACCGCCATTTCTTCACCACGAAAAACAACAAATATGATAAGAAATATGGACTCTTAAATAGGGCCGAGGGGAAAGGAAAGATTACAGCAAAACCCTAACatctctaaaaataaaaatcttcagAATactgaaggaaaaaaaggatcCAAGAAATCAAATACTTGCAAACAAAACTTAAGGCCGTGTAAGATCAAATTCCAAGCCGTCAAGCAGTCACAAACTCCGCTTGAGACGATACCAGGATTCAACACCCGAAGCAAAAGACAcgtaggagaagaagagaatacCTTCGAGGAGGACACCCTAGCcctggaaaagagagagaagaggggagaaggTTCCAACGAGGGCGGCGCCACCGAACCCTCGTTATTAAGCGAGTAAAAGTTAGGGTTTCTGGGTGGGTTGGGGGAGGCTCAGAGTCCTGCAACCCGTATTGGTCTCAACCCGAATTCAACCAAACCAACCCTAGTGTTCGATACGGCTGGACGAAGCCCATTTAGCTTTTGAAGGGcagaaattattttaaataaaataaaatatttgataaaaaaatagattGCCTTCCTAGTTTTATCAGAAAGCTAAAAGaagttttttaaaagaaaatttttaggctCCGTTAGctgttttgagtttttttttttaaaccaaaatatcaatgataaaatataataatcatagaaaataataatattaatatataattataataattataatattttatacgtttattattgtattatactgtaaatataatattatattagattatatcataatacattgatatattatgttatataatatcaaattatattataatattatgctatagtatataatattatattactatattataataatattatattatattagagtaatattatagtatattatatatttttgtattaatatatattatattttattatgctatgttgtataatattatgtaatgtcctttatggtcattttgtcataccaaaagtactttctcaatttatttaccaaacatataTTAAAGTCTCACagtactttagaaatatagttatcaaacagcaaatagctttttataaaagttctaTTTCAAAAAGCTTTATTTCAAAAAGCTTTACTTTCAAAAGCTATATGCCAACAACTTCGTCAAATAGTACAAAAGACTCCCTAAACTTGGATTATGGATTGGCCAGAAAATCACAATCGAGTCCGATCATAACCCAATATGGTCCAAACTAATATaaatatgtatttgtttttcgcattaaatatttatatgctTGTTATACCGTTTTAGTCAGAGTTGTACAATGTACTCAAAATTGCTTTCTCCAACTTAAATTATACAAATGTAACTGGGCATAAATTGTCAATCCATTCCAAATAGATGGTTAGTTTGGTTTATGGTTGGGAAATATATAGGTTGACACCACATGCAGACCGGCAAATTTGATCTAAAAGCCAATCAAACAATATGGCTCAGAAGACCCTTCAATATAAACCAAGTACTAGTAGGTCTTCAAAAGGAAAATCTAGTGGAGCCTAAATAAGAAATTTTGGAATGATGTCAACCTTTGATCAAGTACCAAGATACAAACAAAGAATCAATTAGTAGGTTGAAGTACTTAACTAGCGGGTCCAAGTTATATTTAGTCAGTAGGCCAAAATACATGACAACAAGCCAAAATACGAAGGTTGCAAGCCAATACACTAAAGGTACAAGCCGTGCACTAAGGGTACATGTCAATACACTCGGAAAGGTGCAGGCCGTTAACACCAATGGTACAGACCGAAATACCAAAGGTGTAGGCCAAAATACCAAAGGTGAGGAACAATATACAAAGGATGTAGATTGATATACTAAAGAAGGTGCAAGCCAAAACACTAAGCCACACATCAAAAGTGCAAATTAATCCAAGAAAGGCACACATCGAGTGACTGTTGTGTAAACCAAGGAGGGCAAGAGTTATCAGTCTACAACAAGGCTTTTAGTAGAGTAGAGTCCATGAATACTTGTTAGCTAGTAGTTACCACTACCTATAACATGGGAGAAGCACTTACAT
Proteins encoded in this region:
- the LOC103704022 gene encoding 60S ribosomal protein L32-1-like; amino-acid sequence: MAVPLLAKKIVKKRVKKFKRAQSDRKICVKPNWRRPKGIDSRVRRKFKGCTLMPNIGYGSDKKTRHYLPNCFKKFVVHNVSELDLLMMHNRTYCAEIAHDVSTRKRKEIVERAAQLDIVVTNKLARLRSQEDE